The Sorghum bicolor cultivar BTx623 chromosome 6, Sorghum_bicolor_NCBIv3, whole genome shotgun sequence genome contains the following window.
CCTGGGACACCTTGTTCACTTCTTGCAAAGTGATGTCCTTCCCACCAGTAATATTGTACACAACACCAGTAGCTGCCTCAATGGATGATCCTATCAAAGGAGCAAGTGTTGCCTGTTCAGCAGCTTCTTGGGCCCGATTTTTGCTGGAAGAAACACCAACACCAAGCATGGcagttccagagtttttcatgaCAGCTTTTACATCAGCAAAATCAACATTGACGAGTCCAGGTATCTGCAATGTTTTCTCATAAGTTACATGATCACAGTTCGCAGATAAGTTAGAGCAGGAGAGGTGAGAAACCACCCACTGTGATAATGTCTGATATTCCTTGAACACCCTGACGTAGGACGTCATCTGCAAGGAGAAATGCATCTTGCAAGGGCATGTTTTCATCAGCAACATCTAACAATTTATCGTTTGGAATCACAATAAGTGTGTCTACACTCTTTTCCAGCTTCTCTAATGCTTCCAATGCCTGAAATGGGCATACACAAGTCATGACATTAAGTAACTATACAGAAAAGGGAAAACAATTATTTAGAAAGGGAAAGTTGGCCAAAACCTGCACATAGAATTTCAAAAGTAACAATAGCAAAATGTATTCCCACTGGGGAAAATATGGATAATGACATATGTTTTGAAATATTTCACAATGTAAACATCCCTCCACAAGCCACCTGCGCCCAGATAGCTTATATAGTTTTGGGCACCAACCATGCAGAAAGGCAGAAACAAAACTGATGACATGGACTACAGGAAATGCTACATTCGACCTGTGTTTTGCATATGATCAGCAATAAAATGTGGCTGGTTGTCATTTTTACTACTACAAGCTAAATAACTAATGCCTCCGTAAGTCACAGAATGAGATATGAGAATTTGAATTCTAATTCAGTAGTGAAGGGGGCCTCAGATACTTGCCTGTAGAGAGCGCTTACGGCCCTCGAAACTGAATGGATAGGTGACAACACCAACAGTAAGATAACCAGCTTCCTTTGATATCTGGGCAACAACTGGAGCAGCACCAGATCCAGTACCCCCTCCCATCCCAGCTGTTATGAAGACAAGATCTGAATCCCTCAGGGCAGTGGCTATGGCTTCTCTTGATTCCTCAGCAGCCTGCTCTCCCAAATTTGGATTTCCACCAGTACCTGTACATGTGATGCATAGTATCATATTTACTGAATCCAGCCAACCTCTGTAACATTTTCAATGGAAATTTAcagtatttacagttttgcatgGTTCATGTGTTATAGGGTACAGTTCATTCAGTTGCTCAGAATTCCATGTACTGTGGGTGTTGTCGGAAATTAGCAGAAGACCAACATTTGCATGAAAATGTTTCTTTTACACACATTGAGCATAACTAAAGGGGGCACATAACATTACCTAGTCCACGAGTCAACTGCTCTCCAATTTGCAGAGGATATTGCGCTTGTGAATTAATAAGGGCTTGGGAATCGGTGTTTATAGCATAAAATTCAATACCCTGAAATCATATAGTTCAATTATCAGGAGTTGATGACACAATGAAGAACACACAATAATTGCCACAGCTAAATCCTACATAGGACTTATACCATTCTGTAGATATTCCAATAATTACAGAACAAAGCATATCATAAACAATGCCATGAAGTAAATACTCTTGTGCTAAACGAAATCACTGTAGTATGATGGTGGCATGGATTGGATAGAGAggaagtaaacaaagtggcccaCAGACAAGTAACTTTATCTATCAGGAACTTATAAAACTGTGGTTCCACGTCAGATTATAAAATATCAGCATTTGATTCATTTCACGTAAAAACAACCAGCACTACTTCACAGAATCTCATGCTCGACTAAGGCAGTGTTATAAACGGTGCCATGGAATTGGACACGGAGCAGGAATGCAACGGGGTGGGTCATTCCAAATTTACATAGATCTAGGCATTGACCCGGGGACGAGAACAAGCCCAATTTCCTGAATGAAACGGCCAAACGGGCAAGGAGCGCCGCCAGCCCGCCACTACCTGCAGGCCGCTGCCGATCATGCGGTTGACGGCgttgttgccgccgccgccgacgcccacCACCTTTATCCGCGCCGTCTCCACCGGCGCGAACGAGCACCGCACTATCGCGCGACGGGGCCGCCTGTGGTCTCGCCACCCGCTTCGTGGCAGTGCGCGCAGGTGGCCCGGCCCCGGGAGGCGGACGAGCGCGGAAGCCGAGGAGGAGGCGGCAGCGGATGACGCCATGGCCACTCTCTCCTCTCGTTGGCGAAATGCGGGGACGAGGCGGGGTGGCGTGAGAGGTGAGAGGAGGGGGATCTGGGTTCTCAGGTGGTCTAGggtttttttcttttgagaatTTGGAAGGTTTGGTTTTTTTTGAGTACATCGGATTTAAGCGTCACTTTCATGTTGCTGAATTCTATTATGAGATTTAATATgctattagagcatctccaacaacttgacatttcaacatgctatcctaccaaatttgctaaaagcataaaaatcctcctccaacaactccttatctcaacttgctaaatttcccaaaatgctatccagaggtttctactgccgagatttgtcaagttgctatcccaagttgctatcccgagcacaacttgttggagacacatattcttttaccaagtgagcgggtcTCATCTATCATcttctatttttaccaagtgagaatagcaacttattggagacacatccttttttcttttgctaaacaaattagcaacttgctataactcaagatttgacaagtgaattttaccaagttgttggagatgcttttaGGTTAGAAATGTACGTTTTTTATTTACCTTATTTTACACCCAAATGTCTAGTAGTATAAATTAGTTACAATGATATAGCAAAAATAACATGTTACAAACAATTGTTTTGAAAAGCAGATGATAATATATCTGCATCCCGTGCATGGGGAAAAGCACGAATAATTTTAAACCTATATTAAGTCAAACTATTCACCAACATCTAAACTGTCAAACTACTTTAATTGAATCGACTAAAAAGTATGTATTGATAATGTTTTCGTTTTATATATACTTCCTCCGCATAAGATTTAGAAATTGTTTGGGATAGCGACACGGTCTACGAAACACAACTTTggcctcttatttttataaaagttatttgggaaaaatgatatatgtatatttttatgaaagtagttTCAAGGCAAAACTACTAGGAGGATTCTCCGCGCGTTGCCGCAGGTATGAAgaagaaatataaatataatcTTACTGTAGTCTATCGAGTCAtctatatatagttttagtAGTCAATTTCTGAAGAGGAAGAGAGAAGGTTGCGTGAGAGAATAATTGCTAGCACTATGCATGTATGAAACCATTTGTGAATGGATATTTAATTGCATGCGGCAGCGTAGAAGTGGATGATGACGTGGCACAAGGAGATACAAGAGAATTAGCTTAGTGGGGTTTGTCTTTATAGAATATATAGATTTGTATATTTTttacatttgcaaactcaataTTTTAAagtttattgatgatttatattcttaatGTTTGCTCTAAACCTTATTCAAAATTACTATTTTTAATGTTTGGAATGATGGGAGGAGAAAACGCATGTAAAAGTGCATAGGATATACGATATATGTAATGTCTATTCGATCTACAAGCAAATTATCAAGTACATACAAAAAATTATTTGATTTAAGGAATATAAAATGACACACCTGCTTTGTTTCAATACCCATTCTACTCATGGGCGGATCTATATAGAGGGTATAGGGTTTGGATGTAtccacaaaaatataaaaaaattgtaATTATGATCAATTTTTCACCATATTTGTACTCATATGATAAAATCTTACAACCCACAAAGCAAGCGCATCCTCCTCATATTTGTTCTGGCTCCGTCACTGATTCTACTATAGGGAAAAAGCTCTTTGTAGGGTAGTACTGTATCAAGTTTTGTATTCTTGAGGAggaaaaacatatatatatatatatatatatatatatatatatatatatgggttTTCTATACTCCCGGAGTATCTACTCTCTCCTCCTAACGGGTACACCAAAAATCCAATAGGGAAGACGGCTTCATGCATGACACATTTGAATGCCACCAACGAGAAAAAACTCTCTTTAAAACATAtagtatttatatatatttttcaaaATAGAGTATTTGtatataattttataatatAGTATTTATACATACTTTTCGAAATGAAGTATCTATACATACTTCTGTACATACCTTTTGAATAGAGTATTTATACATACTTTTTTGGAGTGGAGCATGCATACGTGAAGACTTAGTACAAGTGCATACTAAACCATATAATCAGAGTATGTGTGCATACATTCACCTATGGAGGTATACGAAACAACGagagtatgtattcatactttttttgaaaataaaatatatatatatacatacttttGTGAGAAGGGAGTATGCGTATATACTTTTATCAACACAATTACACCAATGTAATATTCACTTGCAGAAATCAAATCATCATCAGTACTAAAAATCTAGAGAAAACTTAATCTGGCTTCACTGCCTATGCCTGCACCATATCTCGCATGGAGTCGCCGGTggatgcaacaactcaaataccATGACGGCGGCAGGATTGCACGAACCAAATACCACGATGGTGGCACATAGTGGATGCTGATTGGAGCAGCTTCACACGGACAGGAACTTTGATGATATGCAGTCTCACGTTGAAGTCCGATCTGAAACCGAtgatgaaaaaaaaatcactgCTTAAAAATCCTAATGGAATCTGAATCCATGAGGACTCAAAAATCTGTATTACAAAAAAATGAGACATCCATTAAAGAAGGCGTagcaagaaaataaaagaataaCAGATTCTTGGATCTGCATCGAGAGAGTCACTGTGGGAgacgggcgccgccgccggccagaTACAGGCTCCATAAGGCCAGGGGAGTGACGTCGGATCAACTGCCCTCGATGACTTGATCTGGAAGCTGTCGTGAGGCTCCGTGCAGGTTGTGCCTGCCGCCGCCAGGGACGCCTGCCACACAGGCTAGCGGTGCTGTGCGCGTGGAGAGGGCCGTCGACGCAACCATGGAGGGTCGGGGCTGCTGCCGTCGCGGATCGGCATAGAGCTGCTCGATAGGAATGGAGATCGGAGACTGGTGCGCTCACGTAGCCCGGCGCGCTGGTTGGACGATGGCGGCGCTTACAGCTTTGGCAGGGCTGTGGAAGGAGGAAGGGAAGAGGACGATGGCAACTACGAGATCCGTCGGGTGAGGCTCCAACCTGAGATGCTGGTGAGtgtttcttatatatatatatattagattAACGGGTTTGTTTTGTAAACCCGCTAACTAACGTGGAAACGTTCTACGGGTGTATATCTGTATGCGTGATTGAGAGTAGGGAGTAACTACTTCTAGGGAGTAGAGAAaatttaccatatatatatatatatagtagtacATACTAGAGGATTGAAATTATTTTTGCCTACTATACGTGATTCCGGCCcatcataggccttgtttagttcctgaatgAAAAAgtttcgtgacactgtagcactttcgtttgtttgtggtaattattgtccaatcatagattaaccaggctcaaaagattcgtctcgtcaatttcgaccaaactttgcaattagtttttatttttatctatatttaatactctatgcatatgtttaaagat
Protein-coding sequences here:
- the LOC8082560 gene encoding cell division protein FtsZ homolog 1, chloroplastic, yielding MASSAAASSSASALVRLPGPGHLRALPRSGWRDHRRPRRAIVRCSFAPVETARIKVVGVGGGGNNAVNRMIGSGLQGIEFYAINTDSQALINSQAQYPLQIGEQLTRGLGTGGNPNLGEQAAEESREAIATALRDSDLVFITAGMGGGTGSGAAPVVAQISKEAGYLTVGVVTYPFSFEGRKRSLQALEALEKLEKSVDTLIVIPNDKLLDVADENMPLQDAFLLADDVLRQGVQGISDIITIPGLVNVDFADVKAVMKNSGTAMLGVGVSSSKNRAQEAAEQATLAPLIGSSIEAATGVVYNITGGKDITLQEVNKVSQIVTSLADPSANIIFGAVVDDRYTGEIHVTIIATGFPQSFQKSLLADPKGARIVESKEKAATLAHKAAVAAVQPVPASAWSRRLFS